The DNA segment TGCCAGCGAGGGCAAACTCCCTGGCATGGCCAGCCCCTGTCACTTGCGGATTGATATGCACCACCCTGGCCCCGGCCTCAAGCGCCACGCCGGGGATCATCGCCGCCGGTTGCACCACGCCTGAGGTGCCGATCGACAGCAACAGGTCGCAATCGGCTGCCGCCAGAAATGCTTGGCTTAGCGCCTGCTCTGGCAGGTTCTCGCCAAACCACACCACCCCTGGTCGCAGCGGGCCGCCACAGGCGCTGCACAGCGGCGGCTCGATGCGCTTGCCGTCGCCAGCGCCCTCGGGCAGCTCCAGTACCGCGCCCGCTGGTCGCGCACAGTCAAAGCAACGCGCTGCATCCAACTGCCCGTGCAGGTGCAGGACATCCGCGCTGCCAGCGCGCTCATGCAGGTCATCGACATTCTGCGTGACCAAGGTCAGCTTCGGCACTCGCTGAGCGAGTTCGGCGATCGCCAGGTGCGCGGGGTTGGGCTGGGCCTGGGCAATGCCGGCCCGGCGCATCTCGTACCAACCCCAGATCAGCGCTGGATCGCGGCGAAAACCTTCGGCACTGGCCA comes from the Pseudomonas urmiensis genome and includes:
- a CDS encoding SIR2 family NAD-dependent protein deacylase, with the protein product MRFNPRLLASARHIVVFTGAGVSAESGIATFRDKLTGLWERFDPAELASAEGFRRDPALIWGWYEMRRAGIAQAQPNPAHLAIAELAQRVPKLTLVTQNVDDLHERAGSADVLHLHGQLDAARCFDCARPAGAVLELPEGAGDGKRIEPPLCSACGGPLRPGVVWFGENLPEQALSQAFLAAADCDLLLSIGTSGVVQPAAMIPGVALEAGARVVHINPQVTGAGHAREFALAGKAGELLPQLLREAFG